One genomic segment of Mytilus trossulus isolate FHL-02 chromosome 4, PNRI_Mtr1.1.1.hap1, whole genome shotgun sequence includes these proteins:
- the LOC134715765 gene encoding transmembrane cell adhesion receptor mua-3-like, whose amino-acid sequence MCACKLGYAGVICQTDIDECASNPCENGGRCKDYVNKYACSCVPGYLGSNCQTDYDECQSNPCMNTGYCKNLINSYSCDCTGRYEGDICQTDCRPGPADIVFIVDTSSSLETSVNSSLVFITEFIKRIPIGPDDFQVGVITYNFETNVIFDLDDHNTSLGMIAELQHIKGEDAATHTLSALQKAKEMITNSSMGARRTSSYMILLYDGLSTDRNNAINEAKLINSIGGRIITAAVGQSISYSELLSISQKQYYTFSTSFLDDMLNYILKETVPDNCTDCFLVTRSEVILLLDTNKNQTKEEYNLRLTAIRRTIEQISTYNPNADIGMFSYSDEVEQVFNLSWSSDIDELIAAALQVKVDKLNTISNLSHALNHIREGDLFKTSRKIIVLFSNANWNNLDEIGMEVKLLKQQGIHTFGVVAGEDCNVENLAGVLNDPSYIFDVEDDGYTSLQSLAAITKYHNCTDNIFIHRQ is encoded by the exons ATGTGTGCATGTAAGCTAGGATATGCTGGAGTTATATGTCAAACAG ATATTGATGAATGTGCGTCGAACCCTTGTGAAAATGGCGGACGTTGTAAAGATTACGTAAACAAATACGCTTGCTCATGTGTACCTGGGTATCTTGGATCTAACTGCCAGACAG ACTATGACGAATGCCAGTCAAATCCATGTATGAATACGGGATACTGCAAAAACTTAATCAACAGCTATAGTTGTGACTGTACAGGTAGATACGAAGGTGATATCTGTCAAACAG attgtAGACCTGGACCGGCAGATATCGTATTCATTGTTGACACGTCTTCTAGTTTAGAAACAAGTGTCAACAGTAGTCTTGTTTTCATTACtgaatttattaaaagaatACCAATTGGTCCAGATGACTTTCAAGTGGGTGTTATCacatataattttgaaactAATGTAATTTTCGATCTTGATGATCACAATACTTCATTGGGTATGATTGCCGAACTGCAGCATATCAAAGGGGAAGATGCTGCCACACATACCTTGTCAGCATTGCAAAAAGCAAAAgag ATGATAACTAACAGTTCTATGGGAGCACGTAGGACTTCTAGCTACATGATATTACTCTACGATGGTTTATCTACTGATAGGAATAATGCTATAAATGAGGCTAAGTTAATAAACTCCATAGGTGGACGTATCATCACTGCTGCTGTTGGACAATCTATATCATACTCAGAGTTGTTATCGATTTCACAGAAACAATACTACACCTTTAGCACATCTTTTTTAGATGATATGctgaattatattttaaaggaaACTGTTCCAGATAATTGCACAG ACTGTTTTTTGGTAACAAGATCAGAGGTCATTCTCCTGCTAGATACAAACAAGAACCAAACAAAAGAAGAGTATAACCTGCGACTAACAGCAATACGGCGAACAATAGAACAAATATCAACTTACAATCCAAATGCAGATATTGGCATGTTTTCATATTCCGACGAAGTCGAACAAGTTTTTAATTTATCGTGGTCTTCTGATATAGATGAATTGATTGCCGCTGCATTGCAGGTAAAGGTTGATAAATTGAATACAATTTCAAACCTGAGCCATGCATTAAATCATATACGGGAAGGTGACTTATTTAAAACATCACGAAAAATTATTGTGTTATTCTCTAACGCAAATTGGAATAATTTAGATGAAATAGGCAtggaagttaaattgttaaaacaacaagGCATCCATACCTTTGGTGTAGTAGCAGGCGAGGATTGTAACGTTGAAAACCTTGCTGGTGTTTTGAACGACCCTagttatatttttgatgttgAAGATGACGGCTACACGTCATTACAGTCACTTGCAGcaataacaaaatatcataattgtactgataacatttttattcaccGCCAGTAA